The proteins below come from a single Oryzias latipes chromosome 14, ASM223467v1 genomic window:
- the LOC101163348 gene encoding adhesion G-protein coupled receptor G2 isoform X2: MRAPGMTFFNGSCQHMLAPVIRTKQLGFFNRWVLCLLAILWTVSTAQSPSTPKTPTGNAGHSPTSPFSTSPPPRSTIRASLGTRESSISPTFGTSPPHPTTVGLPPGVSYFISITVKAVGPKNETEITGLLRDIFQSNLQKCILPEPPSTAAAVITTSSSSNPTQKWEGNNTSLFQGVEVSCLPKTSFTNSTCTATLRLNQTVPPCCILRTLCTATKNSTDISLVGNKAERLSPLQTVCSTPQMDQTSCSYSGSNQTNCEEFVPANEVPQNNSTICGTAKPQNHTGNFSCDCSAYCNGSDAFYMFFVSVENPNINCSQGYNTLISELNETCFTNETCRPFVNGSQYKGANVACEVPANSQLCRVILGFTSEVPLCSLQTAVKTVSQSLQQIKFDGMIRRAAICGNFTIEDDLPNPQFTWANTSSKPVNFCETINEYNISTCENKTNVIEELDEWCSNTGSGGSSSSNTTTTQPTSTVTQKPTTAANVTQTTTTTVTTSNTSTSTVTTATTNSAENLAAALLKRTENISNLTSSDIDQLVSDLENLLSGPNISLTLGNISVFIVNNLLGASPEKLSNSSRRIIRIVDTVGFKLVLGANSKSLLAPSIALSVTPADGTNFQETSFSITDPNNVQVRQLSRVLRLGADSSGPQGSVSLPPFLTQNLTTEEQRLVSRVHYNFYQKNTLFQDQSLGDRKLNSGILGASVGNISVSGLRQNVTIFLRHTEPVPANFVATCVFWDFTLNSQSGGWNSNGCFVQNTTKDNTTCSCNHLTSFAILLDLSRQNSISAVQNTILTFITYIGCGISAVFLAFTLLTYLLFEKLRKDIPSKILIHLCFALLLLNLVFLVDAWLALYTDAVGLCTSTAWFLHYFLLASFTWMGLEGVHMYMALVKVFNSHIRHYLLKFSAVGWGVPMVVVIIVIAIDVENYGQVSYGKYTDGTSDEFCWLKNDIAFYVAVVAYFCVIFIFNFSMMIIVLVQLQRIKRQNPQNNQHRSTLQDLRSVTGITFLLGLTWGFAFFAWGPVNLAFMYLFAIFNSLQGFFIFVFHCAMKESVRRQWSAHLCCGKLRHSENSEWSHSATKKNVRNLSTSKIASFHSSKLSRVQGSPMSSRLVSKASDQTNGISSPFDDHIITADEDPSMDVVLNEINRQYRNQDS, from the exons ATGAGAGCTCCAGGAATGACTTTCTTCAATGGTTCATGTCAACACATGCTGGCGCCTGTGATCAG AACAAAGCAGCTGGGTTTCTTTAACAGATGGGTTCTCTGCCTGCTTGCCATCCTTTGGACAG TTTCCACGGCTCAGAGCCCTTCGACCCCCAAAACACCAACAGGAAATGCAG GTCACAGCCCCACCTCACCATTTTCTACTTCACCACCACCTCGTTCAACAATAAGAGCGTCTTTAGGTACCA gGGAAAGCTCCATTTCTCCAACTTTTGGCACTTCTCCTCCCCATCCCACAACAGTAGGTCTCCCACCAG GTGTTTCTTACTTCATCAGCATCACTGTGAAGGCAGTTGGACCCAAGAATGAAACGGAAATTACTGGCTTG CTGAGGGATATTTTCCAGAGCAACCTTCAGAAGTGCATCCTCCCAGAACCTCCAAGCACAGCCGCCGCTGTTATTACAACTTCATCCTCTTCAAACCCAACACAAAA GTGGGAAGGAAATAATACTTCTTTATTTCAA GGAGTGGAAGTGTCATGTCTTCCTAAAACGTCATTTAC AAATAGCACATGCACTGCGACACTACGGCTAAATCAGACGGTGCCGCCATGTTGCATCCTCCGAACACTTTGTACCGCCACTAAAAACTCAACAGACATCTCTCTGGTGGGAAACAAGGCAGAGAGACTTA GCCCTCTTCAGACTGTGTGCAGCACTCCTCAAATGGATCAAACCAGCTGCAGTTATTCTGGCTCAAACCAAACCAATTG CGAGGAATTTGTCCCTGCAAATGAGGTTCCACAAAACAACTCAACCATCTGTGGAACTGCGAAGCCCCAGAACCACACAG GAAACTTCAGCTGTGACTGTTCTGCTTACTGCAATGGATCAG aTGCATTCTACATGTTTTTTGTCTCAGTTGAAAATCCAAACATAAACTGTTCACAAGGCTACAACACACTG atttctgAGTTAAATGAAACTTGTTTCACAAA tgaaaCATGTCGACCATTTGTAAATGGATCCCAATACAAG ggtGCCAATGTGGCTTGTGAGGTCCCAGCAAACAG CCAACTCTGCAGAGTGATTTTAGGATTTACCAGTGAAGTCCCACTATGTTCCTTGCAGACCGCTGTAAAAACAGTATCTCAGTCCCTACAACAAATCAAATTTGATGGGATGATCAGACGAGCAG CAATTTGTGGAAACTTCACGATAGAGGATGATCTGCCAAACCCCCAATTTACCTGGGCTAACACGTCCTCAAAACCTGTCAACTTTTGTGAAACAATAAATGAATATAATATCAGTACATG tgaaaacaaaacaaatgtcattGAGGAGCTGGATGAGTGGTGCTCCAACACAGGAAGTGGAGGTTCTTCATCATCAAATACTACAACAACACAACCTACTTCCACCGTAACCCAAAAACCCACGACTGCTGCTAATGTCACCCAGACAACTACGACAACAGTAACCACAAGCAACACCAGCACTTCCACAGTGACTACGGCCACCACAAACTCAG CTGAAAATCTAGCTGCAGCACTGCTTAAACGGACAGAGAACATATCTAATCTGACATCCAGCGACATAGATCAGCTGGTGTCGGATCTGGAAAACCTGCTGTCAGGTCCAAACATCAGCCTGACTCTGGGAAACATCTCTGTATTCATTGTCAACAACCTCCTGGGCGCTTCACCTGAGAAGCTGTCAAACTCTTCCAGAAG GATCATCCGGATTGTTGACACTGTGGGTTTTAAGCTGGTTCTTGGAGCAAACTCTAAAAGTCTGCTTGCTCCATCAATTGCTCTGTCTGTTACACCAGCCGATGGCACAAACTTCCAAGAGACCTCTTTCTCCATAACAGATCCCAATAACGTTCAG GTCCGTCAGCTGTCGAGGGTGTTGAGGTTGGGGGCTGACTCCTCCGGACCACAGggctctgtcagtctgccccccTTTCTCACTCAGAACCTGACAACTGAAGAACAGAGGCTCGTGTCCAGAGTCCATTACAATTTCTATCAGAAGAACACACTGTTTCAG GACCAGTCATTGGGAGATCGTAAACTCAACAGTGGTATCCTCGGAGCAAGTGTGGGCAATATTTCAGTCAGTGGATTAAGACAAAATGTCACAATTTTCCTGAGACACACTGAACCTGTTCCA GCTAATTTTGTGGCAACATGTGTTTTCTGGGATTTTACACTAAACA GTCAATCAGGCGGTTGGAATTCAAATGGTTGCTTTGTTCAAAACACGACAAAGGATAACACAACTTGCAGCTGCAACCATTTGACCAGTTTTGCTATCCTGCTG GACCTCTCTAGACAAAATTCAATCAGTGCTGTTCAGAACACCATCCTCACCTTCATCACATACATTGGATGTGGAATTTCTGCCGTCTTCTTGGCCTTCACTCTCCTCACCTACCTGCTCTTTGA GAAATTACGCAAAGACATACCATCCAAAATCCTGATCCACTTGTGctttgctctgctgctgctcaacCTGGTGTTCCTGGTGGACGCGTGGCTGGCGCTCTACACAGACGCAGTGGGCCTATGCACTTCCACTGCCTGGTTTCTTCACTACTTCCTGCTGGCGTCCTTCACTTGGATGGGACTGGAAGGCGTCCACATGTACATGGCTCTTGTGAAAGTCTTCAACAGCCACATACGACACTACTTGCTAAAGTTTTCAGCAGTTGGATGGGGTGTTCCCATGGTTGTTGTTATTATTGTCATCGCAATTGATGTCGAGAACTACGGTCAAGTGTCTTATGGCAAATATACAGACGGCACTAGTGATGAATT CTGCTGGTTGAAGAACGACATTGCTTTCTACGTAGCCGTGGTGGCCTACTTCTGTGTTATTTTCATCTTTAACTTTTCCATGATGATCATCGTCCTGGTCCAACTGCAGCGGATAAAAAGGCAGAACCCTCAAAACAACCAGCACCGCTCCACACTGCAGGATTTGCGGAGCGTCACAGGAATTACTTTCCTGCTAGGCCTCACTTGGGGCTTTGCCTTTTTCGCCTGGGGTCCTGTCAACCTGGCCTTCATGTATCTCTTTGCCATTTTTAACTCCCTGCAAG gtttctttatttttgtgttccACTGTGCAATGAAGGAAAGTGTGAGGAGGCAGTGGAGCGCCCACCTCTGCTGTGGGAAACTGAGGCATTCAGAAAACTCAG AGTGGAGCCACAGTGCCACAAAGAAGAATGTCAGGAACCTCTCCACATCCAAAATAGCGTCTTTTCACTCCTCAAAATTGTCACGTGTCCAAGGCTCGCCCATGTCTTCTCGCTTGGTCAGCAAAGCTTCAGACCAGACAAATGGCATCA GCAGTCCATTCGATGACCACATTATCACAGCTGATGAAGATCCAAGCATGGATGTTGTCCTCAATGAAATCAACAGGCAATACAGAAACCAAGACTCATGA
- the LOC101163348 gene encoding adhesion G-protein coupled receptor G2 isoform X1 — protein sequence MRAPGMTFFNGSCQHMLAPVIRTKQLGFFNRWVLCLLAILWTVSTAQSPSTPKTPTGNAGHSPTSPFSTSPPPRSTIRASLGTRESSISPTFGTSPPHPTTVGLPPGVSYFISITVKAVGPKNETEITGLLRDIFQSNLQKCILPEPPSTAAAVITTSSSSNPTQKWEGNNTSLFQGVEVSCLPKTSFTNSTCTATLRLNQTVPPCCILRTLCTATKNSTDISLVGNKAERLSPLQTVCSTPQMDQTSCSYSGSNQTNCEEFVPANEVPQNNSTICGTAKPQNHTGNFSCDCSAYCNGSDAFYMFFVSVENPNINCSQGYNTLISELNETCFTNETCRPFVNGSQYKGANVACEVPANRSQLCRVILGFTSEVPLCSLQTAVKTVSQSLQQIKFDGMIRRAAICGNFTIEDDLPNPQFTWANTSSKPVNFCETINEYNISTCENKTNVIEELDEWCSNTGSGGSSSSNTTTTQPTSTVTQKPTTAANVTQTTTTTVTTSNTSTSTVTTATTNSAENLAAALLKRTENISNLTSSDIDQLVSDLENLLSGPNISLTLGNISVFIVNNLLGASPEKLSNSSRRIIRIVDTVGFKLVLGANSKSLLAPSIALSVTPADGTNFQETSFSITDPNNVQVRQLSRVLRLGADSSGPQGSVSLPPFLTQNLTTEEQRLVSRVHYNFYQKNTLFQDQSLGDRKLNSGILGASVGNISVSGLRQNVTIFLRHTEPVPANFVATCVFWDFTLNSQSGGWNSNGCFVQNTTKDNTTCSCNHLTSFAILLDLSRQNSISAVQNTILTFITYIGCGISAVFLAFTLLTYLLFEKLRKDIPSKILIHLCFALLLLNLVFLVDAWLALYTDAVGLCTSTAWFLHYFLLASFTWMGLEGVHMYMALVKVFNSHIRHYLLKFSAVGWGVPMVVVIIVIAIDVENYGQVSYGKYTDGTSDEFCWLKNDIAFYVAVVAYFCVIFIFNFSMMIIVLVQLQRIKRQNPQNNQHRSTLQDLRSVTGITFLLGLTWGFAFFAWGPVNLAFMYLFAIFNSLQGFFIFVFHCAMKESVRRQWSAHLCCGKLRHSENSEWSHSATKKNVRNLSTSKIASFHSSKLSRVQGSPMSSRLVSKASDQTNGISSPFDDHIITADEDPSMDVVLNEINRQYRNQDS from the exons ATGAGAGCTCCAGGAATGACTTTCTTCAATGGTTCATGTCAACACATGCTGGCGCCTGTGATCAG AACAAAGCAGCTGGGTTTCTTTAACAGATGGGTTCTCTGCCTGCTTGCCATCCTTTGGACAG TTTCCACGGCTCAGAGCCCTTCGACCCCCAAAACACCAACAGGAAATGCAG GTCACAGCCCCACCTCACCATTTTCTACTTCACCACCACCTCGTTCAACAATAAGAGCGTCTTTAGGTACCA gGGAAAGCTCCATTTCTCCAACTTTTGGCACTTCTCCTCCCCATCCCACAACAGTAGGTCTCCCACCAG GTGTTTCTTACTTCATCAGCATCACTGTGAAGGCAGTTGGACCCAAGAATGAAACGGAAATTACTGGCTTG CTGAGGGATATTTTCCAGAGCAACCTTCAGAAGTGCATCCTCCCAGAACCTCCAAGCACAGCCGCCGCTGTTATTACAACTTCATCCTCTTCAAACCCAACACAAAA GTGGGAAGGAAATAATACTTCTTTATTTCAA GGAGTGGAAGTGTCATGTCTTCCTAAAACGTCATTTAC AAATAGCACATGCACTGCGACACTACGGCTAAATCAGACGGTGCCGCCATGTTGCATCCTCCGAACACTTTGTACCGCCACTAAAAACTCAACAGACATCTCTCTGGTGGGAAACAAGGCAGAGAGACTTA GCCCTCTTCAGACTGTGTGCAGCACTCCTCAAATGGATCAAACCAGCTGCAGTTATTCTGGCTCAAACCAAACCAATTG CGAGGAATTTGTCCCTGCAAATGAGGTTCCACAAAACAACTCAACCATCTGTGGAACTGCGAAGCCCCAGAACCACACAG GAAACTTCAGCTGTGACTGTTCTGCTTACTGCAATGGATCAG aTGCATTCTACATGTTTTTTGTCTCAGTTGAAAATCCAAACATAAACTGTTCACAAGGCTACAACACACTG atttctgAGTTAAATGAAACTTGTTTCACAAA tgaaaCATGTCGACCATTTGTAAATGGATCCCAATACAAG ggtGCCAATGTGGCTTGTGAGGTCCCAGCAAACAG AAGCCAACTCTGCAGAGTGATTTTAGGATTTACCAGTGAAGTCCCACTATGTTCCTTGCAGACCGCTGTAAAAACAGTATCTCAGTCCCTACAACAAATCAAATTTGATGGGATGATCAGACGAGCAG CAATTTGTGGAAACTTCACGATAGAGGATGATCTGCCAAACCCCCAATTTACCTGGGCTAACACGTCCTCAAAACCTGTCAACTTTTGTGAAACAATAAATGAATATAATATCAGTACATG tgaaaacaaaacaaatgtcattGAGGAGCTGGATGAGTGGTGCTCCAACACAGGAAGTGGAGGTTCTTCATCATCAAATACTACAACAACACAACCTACTTCCACCGTAACCCAAAAACCCACGACTGCTGCTAATGTCACCCAGACAACTACGACAACAGTAACCACAAGCAACACCAGCACTTCCACAGTGACTACGGCCACCACAAACTCAG CTGAAAATCTAGCTGCAGCACTGCTTAAACGGACAGAGAACATATCTAATCTGACATCCAGCGACATAGATCAGCTGGTGTCGGATCTGGAAAACCTGCTGTCAGGTCCAAACATCAGCCTGACTCTGGGAAACATCTCTGTATTCATTGTCAACAACCTCCTGGGCGCTTCACCTGAGAAGCTGTCAAACTCTTCCAGAAG GATCATCCGGATTGTTGACACTGTGGGTTTTAAGCTGGTTCTTGGAGCAAACTCTAAAAGTCTGCTTGCTCCATCAATTGCTCTGTCTGTTACACCAGCCGATGGCACAAACTTCCAAGAGACCTCTTTCTCCATAACAGATCCCAATAACGTTCAG GTCCGTCAGCTGTCGAGGGTGTTGAGGTTGGGGGCTGACTCCTCCGGACCACAGggctctgtcagtctgccccccTTTCTCACTCAGAACCTGACAACTGAAGAACAGAGGCTCGTGTCCAGAGTCCATTACAATTTCTATCAGAAGAACACACTGTTTCAG GACCAGTCATTGGGAGATCGTAAACTCAACAGTGGTATCCTCGGAGCAAGTGTGGGCAATATTTCAGTCAGTGGATTAAGACAAAATGTCACAATTTTCCTGAGACACACTGAACCTGTTCCA GCTAATTTTGTGGCAACATGTGTTTTCTGGGATTTTACACTAAACA GTCAATCAGGCGGTTGGAATTCAAATGGTTGCTTTGTTCAAAACACGACAAAGGATAACACAACTTGCAGCTGCAACCATTTGACCAGTTTTGCTATCCTGCTG GACCTCTCTAGACAAAATTCAATCAGTGCTGTTCAGAACACCATCCTCACCTTCATCACATACATTGGATGTGGAATTTCTGCCGTCTTCTTGGCCTTCACTCTCCTCACCTACCTGCTCTTTGA GAAATTACGCAAAGACATACCATCCAAAATCCTGATCCACTTGTGctttgctctgctgctgctcaacCTGGTGTTCCTGGTGGACGCGTGGCTGGCGCTCTACACAGACGCAGTGGGCCTATGCACTTCCACTGCCTGGTTTCTTCACTACTTCCTGCTGGCGTCCTTCACTTGGATGGGACTGGAAGGCGTCCACATGTACATGGCTCTTGTGAAAGTCTTCAACAGCCACATACGACACTACTTGCTAAAGTTTTCAGCAGTTGGATGGGGTGTTCCCATGGTTGTTGTTATTATTGTCATCGCAATTGATGTCGAGAACTACGGTCAAGTGTCTTATGGCAAATATACAGACGGCACTAGTGATGAATT CTGCTGGTTGAAGAACGACATTGCTTTCTACGTAGCCGTGGTGGCCTACTTCTGTGTTATTTTCATCTTTAACTTTTCCATGATGATCATCGTCCTGGTCCAACTGCAGCGGATAAAAAGGCAGAACCCTCAAAACAACCAGCACCGCTCCACACTGCAGGATTTGCGGAGCGTCACAGGAATTACTTTCCTGCTAGGCCTCACTTGGGGCTTTGCCTTTTTCGCCTGGGGTCCTGTCAACCTGGCCTTCATGTATCTCTTTGCCATTTTTAACTCCCTGCAAG gtttctttatttttgtgttccACTGTGCAATGAAGGAAAGTGTGAGGAGGCAGTGGAGCGCCCACCTCTGCTGTGGGAAACTGAGGCATTCAGAAAACTCAG AGTGGAGCCACAGTGCCACAAAGAAGAATGTCAGGAACCTCTCCACATCCAAAATAGCGTCTTTTCACTCCTCAAAATTGTCACGTGTCCAAGGCTCGCCCATGTCTTCTCGCTTGGTCAGCAAAGCTTCAGACCAGACAAATGGCATCA GCAGTCCATTCGATGACCACATTATCACAGCTGATGAAGATCCAAGCATGGATGTTGTCCTCAATGAAATCAACAGGCAATACAGAAACCAAGACTCATGA